A window of Bufo gargarizans isolate SCDJY-AF-19 chromosome 9, ASM1485885v1, whole genome shotgun sequence contains these coding sequences:
- the LOC122919819 gene encoding uncharacterized protein LOC122919819 — protein MAKDSTANIYTDSRYAFGVVHDFGLIWRARDYITAAGTPIKNAAAVAALMAAVLLPNQVAVIKVKAHTRADTPEARGNALADQAAKEAAVKEERVQSDQIMITQEEITWDLLKQMQKQATLREKEIWLKESALEEESGLWTQGKRVCLPRALYPLIASVAHGPTHQSKTIMKELIDKIWVAPGITPVLVRHTQACLICAECNPGRTEPTPRKCLPKALYPFQRIQIDHIQMPMCQGFQYVLVVIDLFSGWPEAYPVRNQTATTTAIFIISSRISRIQNYFIECEKSAMQKSRNANS, from the exons atggcaaaagactctaccgccaatatctacacagattctagatatgcctttggagtggttcatgactttggaCTAATATGGAGGGCCCGGGATTACATCACAGCTGCAGGAACCCCGATTAAGAatgctgcagcagtagcagccctgatggcagcagtactcctgcccaaccaagtggcagtgatcaaagtaaaggcccatactcgagctgacacccctgaggccagagggaacgccctagctgaccaagcggccaaggaagcagcagtgaaagaggaaagagtccagtcagaccagattatgataacacaagaagaaatcacatgggacctcctgaaacaaatgcagaaacaggccactCTCAGGGAAAAGGAAATCTGGCTGAAAGAATCAGCCCTCGAAGAAGAATCTGGACTCTGGACACAAGGAAAGAGAGTCTGCCTACCCAGAGCTCTTTATCCCCTAATAGCCtcagtggcccatgggcccacccaccaatccaaaaccatcatgaaagaactaattgacaaaatatgggtggccccagggataacccctgtcctggtgagacatACTCAAGCGTGTCTCATCTGTGCAGAGTGTAACCCCGGCAGAACCGAGCCCACTCCCAGAAAATGTCTCCCGAAAGCCTTATATCCCTTTCAGAGGATACAAatcgatcatatccagatgccaatgtgccaagggtttcaatatgtgctagtagtgatagacttgttctctgggtggccagaagcctaccccgtccgaaaccagacagcaaccactactgc aatattcatcatatcttCACGCATTTCGAGAATtcaaaattattttattgaatgtgaaaaatcggcaatgcaaAAATCACGTAATGCCAATTCGTAA